A stretch of Rhodoferax potami DNA encodes these proteins:
- a CDS encoding sensor domain-containing diguanylate cyclase encodes MNRTLDVSAERSAIAETIISSAADLIQFGGELSVVAAFCDTLCKSSQHILLAWTWFGHPDSLLVFPQVYAGAAHGYAKNLKVLRDPLTENGPAFSVLTGQQIKSFSITPDSPFPPWREAATVYGIANSLAVPLSSPDGKEVGIFVVYTGTPDYFDQMGVGLFQALGNLFSSVLSSSAEVKTLKTTVLTDSLTGAMNRHAMPGIERRMERQSETGPASFVMLIDIDHFKNVNDTYGHAVGDTVLQKTAHLMRTTLRKDDDLIRWGGEEFVVCLAQTSREKAMIVAEKLRIAVESNRDPLPVTISIGVAQVKAHRPLTESIMEADRAVYLAKRSGRNCVRNDLDTNTPAEE; translated from the coding sequence ATGAACCGGACCTTAGACGTATCGGCAGAACGCTCCGCGATTGCGGAGACCATCATCTCCAGCGCAGCGGATCTGATTCAGTTCGGCGGTGAGTTGTCTGTGGTGGCCGCTTTTTGCGACACCCTGTGCAAGTCCAGCCAGCATATTTTGTTGGCGTGGACCTGGTTTGGCCATCCGGATTCATTGCTTGTCTTCCCGCAGGTCTATGCGGGTGCGGCCCACGGATACGCCAAAAACCTCAAAGTGCTGCGAGACCCGTTAACCGAGAACGGCCCCGCCTTCTCGGTGCTCACGGGGCAGCAGATCAAGTCATTCAGCATCACCCCGGACTCCCCTTTCCCGCCTTGGCGGGAGGCAGCTACGGTGTACGGCATTGCGAATTCACTCGCTGTCCCGCTGTCGTCCCCAGACGGCAAAGAGGTCGGGATTTTTGTGGTCTACACCGGCACGCCCGACTACTTTGACCAGATGGGCGTGGGTCTGTTTCAGGCCTTGGGCAACTTGTTTTCTTCGGTGCTAAGTTCCTCTGCCGAAGTCAAAACGCTCAAAACCACGGTACTCACCGACTCCCTCACTGGCGCGATGAACCGGCACGCAATGCCCGGTATCGAGCGGCGCATGGAGCGCCAGTCTGAGACCGGCCCGGCGTCTTTTGTGATGTTGATCGACATTGACCACTTTAAGAATGTCAATGACACCTATGGGCACGCAGTGGGCGACACCGTGCTCCAAAAGACGGCCCATTTGATGCGAACCACGCTTCGCAAAGACGACGATTTGATCCGTTGGGGCGGCGAAGAATTTGTGGTCTGCCTGGCGCAAACCAGCCGCGAGAAAGCCATGATCGTGGCCGAAAAACTCCGTATCGCCGTGGAGTCCAACCGAGACCCCCTCCCAGTGACTATCTCTATAGGTGTCGCGCAGGTGAAGGCGCATCGCCCTTTGACCGAGTCCATCATGGAAGCAGACCGCGCGGTCTATCTGGCCAAGCGTTCAGGCCGTAACTGTGTGCGCAACGACCTCGATACCAACACGCCTGCTGAAGAGTGA
- a CDS encoding plastocyanin, which translates to MHIAKFKPCLRAAAGAISLLCVGLAGAGTLEVLVLDRDGKPTPDAVVIVLPAAKGAPRNPLAMTAVVNQEKQQFTPAVTVVGVGAKVRFTNSDPWNHHVRLGTPGAPVGASDGQSVMLEGKQDGKPASSAVFTMDKPGALGAALLGCFIHSRMGGAVYVAESPWTVKTNSQGMAILEDVPEGAASIKVWHQAQLVEKAPLQVNVQSAPAKATFQLDVAPRRRS; encoded by the coding sequence ATGCACATTGCCAAATTCAAGCCGTGCCTCCGGGCCGCAGCGGGTGCCATTTCTTTGCTTTGTGTGGGTCTGGCAGGGGCTGGCACCTTAGAGGTGCTGGTGCTCGACCGTGACGGCAAGCCCACGCCGGACGCAGTGGTCATCGTGCTGCCTGCCGCCAAGGGTGCGCCCCGCAACCCCTTGGCCATGACCGCCGTGGTCAACCAGGAGAAGCAGCAATTCACGCCCGCAGTCACGGTAGTGGGTGTGGGCGCGAAAGTGCGCTTCACCAACAGCGACCCGTGGAACCACCACGTGCGCTTGGGTACACCGGGCGCGCCGGTGGGGGCGTCGGACGGGCAATCGGTCATGCTGGAAGGCAAGCAAGACGGCAAACCGGCGAGTTCGGCGGTTTTCACCATGGACAAGCCGGGCGCCTTGGGCGCAGCCCTGTTGGGCTGCTTTATTCACAGCCGCATGGGTGGCGCCGTGTATGTGGCGGAATCGCCCTGGACCGTTAAAACCAACAGCCAAGGCATGGCCATCCTAGAAGACGTGCCCGAGGGCGCTGCCAGCATCAAGGTGTGGCACCAAGCCCAGTTGGTGGAGAAAGCGCCGCTGCAAGTGAATGTGCAGTCGGCACCCGCAAAGGCTACTTTTCAGCTGGATGTAGCGCCGAGGCGGCGTAGCTAG
- a CDS encoding group I truncated hemoglobin, which yields MKTLAIAALVALSSLATFNTHAQTAAPAAVAKNDALYQALGGKPGLQALMDVFVAGLKADKRIGEQFKDTKSSFLASQLVDQVCMVTGGPCKYDGADMKTAHADMGITRANFNALVEVLQVSMDARNIPFSTQNQLLALLAPMHRDIVTAK from the coding sequence ATGAAAACACTCGCAATCGCCGCCCTGGTCGCCCTGAGCAGTTTGGCCACCTTTAACACCCATGCCCAAACTGCAGCCCCCGCTGCAGTGGCCAAAAATGACGCGCTGTACCAGGCACTGGGCGGCAAGCCCGGTCTGCAAGCTTTGATGGATGTGTTTGTGGCCGGTCTCAAGGCCGACAAACGTATCGGCGAACAGTTCAAAGACACCAAGTCTTCCTTCCTGGCCTCTCAACTGGTGGACCAGGTGTGCATGGTGACGGGCGGCCCCTGCAAATACGACGGTGCCGACATGAAGACCGCGCACGCTGACATGGGCATCACCCGTGCCAACTTCAATGCGCTGGTGGAAGTGTTGCAAGTCTCCATGGATGCGCGCAACATTCCTTTCAGCACCCAAAACCAGTTGCTCGCCTTGTTGGCGCCGATGCACCGCGACATCGTGACTGCCAAATAA
- a CDS encoding DUF3034 family protein produces MKHLPTAIALSAAALCGSAFADTGKLLLTGGVSSIDGAAGGGLTPWATIGTNATEGEMGISAHVSRATVTDYQLTTMGVTVAFDDRVELSYAQQDFNASPVTALNGLGFSVQNGQRIKMDVLGVKVKVAGDAVLNSDTWMPQIAVGVEQKSVDAGSIKPVLDFLGAKTSGTDFYVSATKLFLANSLLVNGTLRYTNANQNGLVGFGSKDPGTNSASWVPEVSVAYLLSKNVAIGAEYRAKPNNLRALGMANKLDEGLQEDAWKDLFIAWAPNKHTSVTLAYLDLGRILPGVTSSRNQSGYYLSAQFAF; encoded by the coding sequence ATGAAACATTTACCCACTGCCATCGCCCTCAGCGCTGCCGCCCTGTGCGGCAGCGCCTTTGCTGACACCGGCAAGCTCTTGCTGACCGGGGGCGTGAGCTCTATTGACGGCGCAGCCGGCGGCGGCCTGACCCCTTGGGCCACCATCGGCACCAACGCCACCGAAGGCGAAATGGGCATCTCTGCCCACGTCAGCCGGGCAACGGTGACCGACTACCAGCTCACCACCATGGGGGTGACGGTTGCTTTTGACGACCGGGTGGAGTTGTCGTACGCGCAGCAAGATTTCAATGCATCGCCCGTCACGGCGCTGAATGGCTTGGGCTTTTCGGTGCAAAACGGCCAGCGCATCAAGATGGATGTGCTGGGTGTAAAGGTCAAGGTCGCGGGCGATGCGGTGCTCAACAGCGACACCTGGATGCCACAAATCGCGGTGGGGGTAGAACAGAAGTCGGTAGATGCCGGCTCCATCAAGCCCGTGCTCGACTTTCTGGGTGCCAAAACCAGCGGTACCGACTTTTATGTAAGCGCTACTAAGCTCTTTCTGGCCAATAGCCTGTTGGTGAACGGCACCTTGCGCTACACCAATGCCAACCAAAACGGTCTGGTGGGCTTTGGCTCCAAAGACCCCGGCACCAACAGCGCCAGCTGGGTGCCCGAAGTGTCGGTGGCGTATTTGCTGAGCAAAAACGTGGCCATCGGCGCCGAGTACCGCGCCAAACCCAACAATCTGCGTGCACTCGGCATGGCTAACAAATTGGACGAGGGACTGCAGGAAGACGCATGGAAAGACCTGTTCATCGCTTGGGCGCCCAACAAGCACACCTCTGTCACCTTGGCCTATCTGGACCTCGGCCGCATCCTGCCGGGTGTGACCTCCAGCCGCAACCAAAGTGGTTACTACCTGTCTGCCCAGTTCGCGTTTTAA
- a CDS encoding alpha-2-macroglobulin family protein, whose translation MHIKNIALACGLLASAWSAQALQIVSLSPQGEVAQVRQLVAKFDESAVNFGDPKAEAPLTLSCSDAQVTQGTGRWVNDRVWAYDFDRDLPPGVRCTVQVKSGFKSPKGADITSASSYKFNSGGPFVRSIQPYQGVRIDEEQFFILQLSGPATLESVKANVWCKASDLGEKISIRLLEGKERAALLEAQGLEGYAKADPLSYVTMTCARRLSSSAKVSVMFGKGVATPANGTTPGVPNTVERQFAYQVREPFAANFSCERENAQAACLPIRPLQLSFNAPVSAKLLQAIRLSDGKNSFKPVLAEDSGDEDNVVNSVRFEGGLPEQAQLTLTLPKDFKDASGRTLRNADSFPLKTATAAMPPLAKFAASPFGIVERFAEPDGVAMLPVTLRNIEAALKVKGLNAEQDKSAAQGAATKVPTGKVRTFQPGTDADIIAWYRKVLRYDETNISRSQAARELGAKLPKPSTPYDRDYVQTRMLSLLDGRPGAKTLDLPQPQSQDPRPFEVVGIPLTPGFHVVEIASQKLGTSLLDARYGDSRTMYVRTAALVTNLGVHFKLGRENALAWVTSLDKGKPVAGAQVVVSDCRGQEVARGQTDARGIATLNGVSPQAPRCNGEDGYYSSAYFVSARAAQPAADGKGTVQDLAFTWSDWNRGIEPWRFNVPTSRQPLPDEVAHTIFDRTLLRAGETVSMKHVLRTQTSKGFGLPDAKPDTLLITHMGSGQQYALQLEWRKTATGGLSAENSFSIPQGAKLGAYQVQLTNSNRGNGRQDFYTGEFRVEEFRLPVLEGRVTPTEKKPLVNATQVPVDVQINYVSGGGAVNLPVRVSALVRAKGLSFADFNEFSFSPPQAGQQARSDEGEEENTASADARVIADKMPITLDKNGGGKLTIADVPKSRQPQDLLLEAAYSDPNGEVQTIRSTQTLWPASVIAGIKTEGWVSSGQKIKFRALALDLSGKPQADVALEVKATARTTTTTRKRMVGGFYTYDNKTSTKELGSVCSGKSDARGLLLCETEVNEAGQVELVVTAKDSSGNSIQAASSVYVTKQGELWFGGDNNDRIDLLPEKKSYQAGETANFQVRMPFRFATALVAVEREGIVHTEVVELNGQDPTIHLKIQEGWGPNVYVSALVLRGRLREVPWYSFFTWGYKAPREWWTSFWYEGREYVAPTALVDLSKPAFRLGVAEIRVGTKAHELAVSVKADKESYAVRSQAKVTITVKLPNGQPAANAEVAVAAVDQALLELMPNRSWNLLDAMLQRRSWGVETSTAQMEIIGRRHYGRKAVAPGGGGGHSGARELLETLLLWKPVVKLDANGQAQVTVPLNDALTTFKIGAVADASTGLFGTGSTSIRATQDLQIISGLPPLVREDDQYRAQLTLRNTTKQAMKVLVTPRATLLNLEQQTVDIPAGDAREVAWNVTAPAQLALTRNEAILWEIEAKDTISGARDALKARQRIIPAVPLTVQQATLVQIDGPLTMDVNAPADALPGRGGLKMALQPKLAEGLPGVKDWFALYPFACLEQKTSKSVGLRDGKLWQTVAAQIPSYLDSDGLANYFPPRDGEANRGSDTLTAYLLAATHEAASIDPAFALSDEIRAPMERGLIAFVEGRIQREFWSPRKDLDMRKLAAIEALSRYGKAQGRMVNSITIAPNQWPTHAVIDWLNILKRVTDVPERDKRIAEANQILRSRISYQGTKMIFSSEKDDYWWWLMQNGDVNTARLILSVLDDPAWKDDMGRLANGFISRQQNGAWHTTTANLWGGLALERFSSKFEAVPVAGSTKASMSTGTASVDWSKVERIKTTDASGAAHQTTMFGAPASPGNLKNNTMFLPWSKTAAKDTLNVTHQGAGKPWLTLQSVAAVQLKAPFFAGYQIKKTITPVEQANKSLPAGSYTRGDVLRISIEVNASADMTWVAITDPVPAGATILGSGLGRDSEIATQGEKREGDGWPAFEERSFESFRSYYEYLPKGVVKMEYTIRLNNVGEFSLPPSRVEAMYAPEMFGEAPNARVKVVGVK comes from the coding sequence ATGCACATAAAAAACATCGCCCTGGCCTGCGGCTTGCTGGCCTCTGCCTGGAGCGCCCAGGCACTGCAAATCGTCAGCCTTTCGCCACAGGGCGAAGTGGCGCAGGTGCGCCAGCTGGTAGCCAAGTTTGACGAGAGTGCCGTCAACTTCGGCGACCCCAAGGCCGAAGCCCCGCTCACCCTGAGCTGCAGCGACGCCCAAGTCACCCAAGGCACCGGCCGCTGGGTGAACGACCGGGTGTGGGCCTACGACTTCGACCGCGATTTGCCGCCCGGGGTGCGCTGCACGGTGCAAGTCAAATCAGGGTTCAAATCGCCCAAAGGCGCAGATATCACGAGCGCCAGCAGCTATAAATTCAATAGCGGCGGCCCCTTTGTACGCAGCATCCAGCCCTACCAAGGGGTACGAATTGACGAAGAGCAATTTTTCATTCTCCAGCTCAGCGGCCCTGCCACGCTGGAGAGCGTGAAAGCCAATGTGTGGTGCAAGGCATCCGACCTGGGAGAAAAGATCAGCATCCGCCTGCTTGAGGGCAAAGAGCGCGCGGCGCTCTTGGAGGCCCAAGGATTGGAGGGGTACGCCAAGGCTGACCCGCTGTCGTATGTGACCATGACTTGCGCGCGCCGCCTGTCGTCATCCGCCAAAGTGAGTGTGATGTTCGGCAAGGGTGTGGCCACGCCGGCCAACGGCACCACCCCCGGTGTGCCCAACACGGTGGAGCGCCAGTTTGCCTACCAGGTGCGCGAGCCCTTTGCGGCCAACTTCAGCTGCGAGCGGGAAAACGCCCAGGCTGCCTGCCTGCCCATTCGCCCTCTGCAGCTCAGCTTCAATGCGCCCGTGTCAGCCAAGCTGCTGCAAGCCATTCGCCTGAGTGACGGCAAAAACAGTTTCAAGCCCGTGCTGGCAGAAGACAGCGGTGACGAAGACAACGTGGTCAACAGCGTGCGCTTTGAAGGCGGCCTGCCCGAACAAGCCCAGCTGACGCTGACGCTGCCCAAAGATTTCAAAGACGCGTCCGGCCGCACCCTGCGCAATGCGGATAGCTTCCCGCTCAAAACCGCGACCGCTGCCATGCCGCCGCTGGCCAAGTTTGCGGCCTCGCCCTTCGGCATCGTGGAGCGCTTTGCCGAGCCCGATGGCGTGGCCATGCTGCCGGTGACTTTGCGCAACATCGAAGCAGCGCTGAAGGTCAAGGGTCTGAACGCCGAGCAGGACAAATCTGCAGCACAAGGCGCCGCGACTAAGGTGCCTACCGGCAAGGTGCGCACCTTCCAGCCGGGGACCGATGCCGACATCATTGCCTGGTACCGCAAGGTGCTGCGCTACGACGAAACCAATATCTCCCGCAGCCAGGCCGCCCGCGAGCTGGGAGCCAAGCTGCCCAAGCCGTCTACCCCTTATGACCGTGACTATGTGCAAACGCGCATGCTCTCGCTCTTAGACGGCCGCCCCGGCGCCAAAACGCTGGACCTGCCCCAGCCCCAAAGCCAAGACCCACGCCCCTTCGAGGTGGTGGGCATTCCCCTCACCCCAGGTTTCCATGTGGTGGAGATCGCCTCCCAAAAGCTGGGCACCAGCCTGTTGGACGCGCGCTATGGCGATAGCCGCACCATGTATGTCCGCACCGCTGCGCTGGTGACCAACCTGGGTGTGCACTTCAAGCTAGGCCGCGAAAATGCGCTCGCCTGGGTGACATCGCTGGACAAGGGCAAGCCCGTGGCCGGTGCCCAAGTCGTGGTGTCCGATTGCCGGGGCCAAGAAGTGGCCCGTGGCCAGACCGATGCCCGGGGCATTGCTACCCTCAATGGCGTGTCGCCCCAAGCGCCCCGCTGCAACGGGGAAGACGGCTACTACAGCAGCGCCTATTTTGTGAGCGCTCGCGCCGCCCAGCCTGCGGCCGATGGCAAAGGCACGGTGCAAGACTTGGCATTTACCTGGAGCGACTGGAACCGCGGCATTGAACCCTGGCGCTTCAACGTGCCCACCAGCCGCCAGCCCCTGCCCGACGAAGTCGCCCACACCATCTTCGACCGCACCCTGCTTCGCGCAGGCGAAACCGTGTCCATGAAGCACGTGCTGCGCACCCAGACTAGCAAAGGCTTCGGATTGCCGGATGCCAAACCGGACACCCTACTCATCACCCACATGGGCAGCGGCCAGCAATACGCGCTGCAACTCGAGTGGCGTAAAACCGCCACCGGGGGCTTGAGTGCAGAAAACAGTTTCTCCATCCCCCAAGGCGCCAAGCTGGGCGCCTACCAGGTGCAGCTCACCAACAGCAACCGTGGCAATGGGCGGCAGGACTTTTACACCGGCGAATTCCGGGTCGAAGAGTTCCGCCTGCCGGTGCTTGAAGGCCGTGTCACCCCCACCGAGAAAAAGCCCTTGGTCAACGCCACCCAGGTGCCGGTGGATGTGCAGATCAACTATGTGTCCGGTGGTGGCGCGGTCAACCTGCCGGTACGCGTATCGGCCTTGGTGCGGGCCAAGGGCCTGAGCTTTGCGGACTTCAACGAGTTCAGCTTTTCGCCACCGCAGGCCGGGCAGCAAGCCCGCTCAGATGAAGGCGAAGAAGAAAACACTGCCAGCGCTGATGCGCGCGTCATCGCCGACAAAATGCCGATCACCCTGGACAAGAACGGCGGCGGCAAACTCACCATTGCCGATGTGCCCAAGAGCCGCCAGCCGCAAGACCTGCTGTTGGAAGCCGCCTACTCCGACCCCAACGGCGAAGTGCAAACCATACGCAGCACCCAGACTCTATGGCCTGCCAGCGTGATTGCCGGCATCAAGACCGAGGGCTGGGTCTCCAGCGGGCAAAAGATCAAGTTCCGCGCACTGGCCCTGGACTTGTCCGGCAAGCCGCAAGCCGACGTGGCGCTGGAGGTGAAAGCTACCGCCCGCACCACCACCACCACGCGCAAGCGCATGGTGGGCGGCTTCTACACCTACGACAACAAAACCAGCACCAAAGAACTGGGTAGCGTCTGCTCCGGCAAGAGCGATGCCCGCGGCCTGCTGCTGTGCGAAACCGAGGTCAACGAGGCCGGTCAGGTCGAGCTGGTGGTGACCGCCAAAGACAGTTCGGGCAACAGCATTCAGGCGGCCAGCAGCGTGTATGTGACCAAGCAAGGCGAACTGTGGTTCGGTGGCGACAACAACGACCGCATCGACCTGCTGCCCGAAAAGAAAAGCTACCAAGCTGGCGAGACGGCCAACTTCCAGGTGCGCATGCCCTTCCGCTTTGCCACCGCGTTGGTAGCGGTGGAGCGCGAAGGCATTGTGCACACCGAGGTGGTGGAGCTCAACGGCCAGGACCCGACCATCCACCTCAAGATTCAAGAAGGCTGGGGCCCCAATGTGTATGTGAGCGCACTGGTGTTGCGCGGCCGCCTGCGCGAGGTGCCGTGGTACAGCTTTTTCACCTGGGGCTACAAGGCCCCGCGAGAATGGTGGACCAGCTTCTGGTACGAGGGGCGGGAGTACGTGGCGCCCACCGCACTGGTGGATTTGAGCAAGCCCGCCTTCCGCTTGGGTGTAGCCGAAATCCGCGTGGGCACCAAAGCCCATGAGCTGGCGGTGAGCGTGAAGGCTGACAAAGAAAGCTACGCCGTGCGCAGCCAGGCCAAGGTCACCATCACGGTCAAGCTGCCCAACGGCCAACCGGCTGCCAACGCCGAAGTGGCCGTGGCCGCGGTAGACCAGGCCCTGCTGGAACTGATGCCCAACCGCAGCTGGAACCTGCTCGACGCCATGTTGCAGCGGCGCAGCTGGGGCGTGGAAACGTCCACCGCGCAAATGGAAATCATCGGCCGGCGCCACTATGGCCGCAAGGCCGTGGCACCCGGTGGCGGTGGCGGCCATAGCGGTGCGCGTGAGCTGCTGGAGACCCTGCTGCTCTGGAAGCCGGTGGTCAAGCTGGACGCCAATGGCCAAGCCCAAGTGACGGTGCCGCTGAACGATGCGCTCACCACTTTCAAAATCGGGGCAGTGGCCGATGCCTCCACCGGCTTGTTTGGCACCGGCAGCACCAGCATCCGCGCCACACAAGATTTGCAGATCATCAGCGGCTTGCCGCCCTTGGTGCGCGAAGACGACCAGTACCGCGCCCAGCTGACCCTGCGCAACACCACCAAGCAGGCCATGAAGGTACTGGTAACTCCGCGCGCCACGCTATTAAATTTAGAGCAACAAACCGTGGATATACCTGCGGGAGATGCCCGTGAGGTTGCATGGAATGTGACCGCACCGGCCCAGCTTGCACTGACGCGTAATGAAGCCATCCTGTGGGAAATCGAAGCCAAGGACACCATCAGCGGCGCGCGCGATGCGCTGAAGGCGCGCCAGCGCATCATTCCAGCCGTGCCGCTCACCGTGCAACAAGCAACACTAGTGCAAATTGACGGCCCGCTCACCATGGACGTCAACGCGCCTGCCGACGCCCTGCCCGGCCGTGGTGGCCTGAAGATGGCGCTGCAGCCCAAGCTGGCCGAAGGCCTGCCGGGCGTGAAAGACTGGTTTGCGCTTTACCCCTTTGCCTGCCTGGAGCAAAAGACCAGCAAAAGCGTGGGCCTGCGCGACGGCAAGCTGTGGCAAACCGTAGCAGCGCAAATACCGAGCTACCTGGACAGCGACGGCCTGGCAAACTACTTCCCGCCGCGCGATGGAGAGGCCAACCGCGGCAGCGACACACTGACCGCCTACCTGCTGGCCGCGACCCATGAGGCAGCCAGCATTGATCCGGCGTTTGCGTTGAGCGACGAAATTCGCGCGCCCATGGAGCGTGGCCTGATTGCCTTTGTGGAAGGCCGCATCCAGCGTGAGTTCTGGAGCCCACGCAAAGACCTGGACATGCGCAAGCTGGCAGCTATCGAAGCCCTGTCGCGCTACGGCAAGGCACAGGGCCGCATGGTCAACAGCATCACCATCGCACCCAACCAGTGGCCCACGCATGCGGTGATTGACTGGCTCAACATTTTGAAGCGCGTGACCGATGTGCCCGAGCGTGACAAGCGTATTGCGGAGGCCAACCAAATCCTGCGCAGCCGCATCAGCTACCAGGGCACCAAGATGATCTTCAGCAGCGAGAAGGACGACTACTGGTGGTGGCTGATGCAAAACGGCGACGTGAACACCGCGCGCCTGATCTTGAGCGTGCTCGACGACCCGGCCTGGAAAGACGACATGGGCCGCCTGGCCAACGGCTTCATCAGCCGCCAGCAAAACGGCGCCTGGCACACCACCACGGCCAACCTGTGGGGCGGCTTGGCACTGGAGAGATTCAGCTCCAAGTTTGAAGCGGTGCCGGTGGCAGGCAGCACCAAGGCATCTATGAGCACGGGTACCGCCAGCGTGGACTGGAGCAAGGTAGAACGCATCAAGACCACCGATGCATCCGGCGCTGCGCACCAGACCACGATGTTTGGCGCGCCCGCATCTCCGGGTAACCTGAAAAACAACACCATGTTCCTGCCCTGGAGCAAAACTGCAGCCAAAGACACGCTGAACGTGACCCACCAGGGCGCAGGCAAGCCGTGGCTCACACTGCAGTCCGTAGCAGCGGTGCAACTGAAAGCGCCGTTCTTTGCGGGCTACCAGATCAAGAAAACCATCACACCCGTGGAGCAGGCCAACAAGAGCCTCCCCGCCGGCAGCTACACGCGCGGTGACGTGCTGCGCATCAGCATCGAAGTGAACGCCAGCGCCGACATGACCTGGGTCGCCATCACCGACCCCGTGCCCGCCGGCGCCACGATTCTGGGCAGCGGCCTGGGCCGGGACAGCGAGATCGCCACTCAAGGCGAGAAACGCGAGGGCGACGGTTGGCCGGCATTTGAGGAACGCAGCTTCGAGTCCTTCCGCAGCTATTACGAATACTTGCCAAAGGGCGTGGTGAAGATGGAATACACCATCCGTTTGAATAACGTGGGTGAGTTCTCGCTGCCACCTTCACGCGTGGAAGCGATGTACGCGCCGGAGATGTTTGGGGAGGCGCCGAATGCGCGGGTAAAAGTGGTGGGGGTGAAATGA
- a CDS encoding GIY-YIG nuclease family protein has protein sequence MAYKITFPNGKIYVGKDEGGLGHSLSYFGSWDNSLVEKDFSKAELQDFVLRKQILFESMDKLEIRRMESEFIRNLKSNDPAIGYNQTHRKQLL, from the coding sequence GTGGCTTACAAAATTACTTTTCCAAACGGGAAAATTTATGTGGGCAAAGACGAAGGAGGCTTAGGACACTCGCTGAGTTACTTTGGTAGTTGGGACAACTCACTGGTTGAGAAAGATTTCTCCAAAGCTGAACTTCAAGATTTCGTGCTCAGGAAGCAAATCCTCTTCGAATCGATGGACAAACTTGAAATTCGAAGAATGGAGAGCGAATTCATCCGCAATCTAAAAAGTAACGATCCTGCTATCGGATACAACCAAACACACCGAAAACAATTACTTTGA
- a CDS encoding TetR/AcrR family transcriptional regulator, which produces MTEIPTKRDGRKENANATQAALQSAALRWFSEQGFEKAPVGSICADAGVTVGALYHHYGDKKGLFAAVVEQVDAQLVQAAMAASQAVIQKGGGAWYAFLASIDTVLQAGTNAPMRRLMLVDAPAVLGAQVWGDIRQRQGLGAMRGSIAAIQAHGIFQGHDAERLARIVLGALYGGMDSLPDDEAGVQDALADTRQCLVAMLEGLRNKDALA; this is translated from the coding sequence ATGACTGAAATACCCACCAAACGCGACGGCCGCAAAGAAAACGCCAACGCCACCCAAGCCGCACTGCAAAGCGCCGCGTTGCGCTGGTTCAGCGAGCAGGGCTTTGAAAAAGCACCAGTGGGCAGCATCTGCGCGGATGCCGGCGTGACTGTGGGCGCGCTGTACCACCACTACGGCGACAAAAAAGGCCTGTTTGCTGCGGTGGTGGAGCAGGTGGACGCGCAGCTGGTGCAAGCTGCCATGGCAGCAAGCCAAGCCGTCATTCAAAAGGGTGGCGGTGCTTGGTATGCATTTTTGGCCTCCATCGACACCGTGTTGCAAGCGGGTACGAATGCGCCCATGCGCCGCCTGATGTTGGTGGACGCACCCGCGGTGCTGGGTGCACAGGTGTGGGGTGACATCCGCCAACGGCAGGGTTTAGGCGCCATGCGCGGCAGCATCGCCGCCATACAGGCACATGGCATTTTTCAGGGGCACGATGCAGAGCGCTTAGCCCGCATCGTGTTGGGCGCGCTCTATGGCGGCATGGACTCCCTGCCGGACGATGAAGCTGGGGTGCAAGACGCGTTGGCAGACACCCGGCAATGCCTGGTGGCCATGCTGGAAGGTCTACGAAACAAGGATGCTCTCGCTTAG
- a CDS encoding DUF1304 domain-containing protein has product MPIVAQVLIALVCLIHVYIFLLETVLYKSRGVKVFGIPPAEVESRKAAMSNQGCYNGFLAAALLLGLVYPDPAIAKAFATFGLACVAVAGVWGAVTVMVRILYIQTVPAVLGLAAIYWL; this is encoded by the coding sequence ATGCCCATAGTCGCCCAAGTTCTCATCGCGCTGGTCTGCCTGATCCACGTGTACATCTTTCTGCTGGAAACCGTGCTCTACAAGAGCCGTGGGGTCAAGGTATTTGGCATTCCGCCCGCTGAGGTGGAGTCGCGCAAGGCGGCCATGTCCAACCAGGGCTGTTACAACGGCTTTTTGGCCGCTGCCCTTTTGTTAGGCTTGGTCTACCCTGACCCGGCGATTGCCAAGGCATTTGCCACTTTCGGGCTAGCCTGCGTGGCGGTGGCTGGTGTGTGGGGTGCGGTGACGGTGATGGTGCGGATTTTGTACATCCAGACTGTTCCCGCGGTACTGGGGTTAGCAGCCATCTATTGGCTGTGA